A stretch of Pelecanus crispus isolate bPelCri1 chromosome 3, bPelCri1.pri, whole genome shotgun sequence DNA encodes these proteins:
- the LOC104036492 gene encoding vesicular inhibitory amino acid transporter — MVRWESCLDTDEEHVNFARRDELNRAHSEEREEPDGHLNFELDVCHQDSEYKSPAPLPHAQVKLITSWEAGWNVTNAIQGIFVLGLPYALLHSGYSGLFLIILAAALCCYTGKILIACLYEENEDGQLIRVRDTYEDIANACCKKLSPKLGGIVVNVTQVMELVMTCILYLVVSGNLLSHSFPYIPMTEKTWFVIAFVTLLPCVFIKTLKIVSKLSQLCSLVHFIIILVVMTYCLTQIHQWSWAKFRLSIEFEDFLVSVGVIIFSYTSQIFLPALEGNMKNPGEFRCMLNWTHFFACVLKTTFALTAFLTWGEETKEVITDNLPSFLQTLVNLCLLTKALLSYPLPFFAATEIVYACISRGNHSNYRSPLFALGVRGSFLVLTLLMAMFIPHFALLMGLTGSVTGAAMTFLLPSLFHLKLKWKNLSFLEKCADISVFILGFLCSLAGIVCSIKGLLEVFGGV; from the exons ATGGTGAGGTGGGAAAGCTGCCTAGACACTGATGAAGAGCATGTAAATTTTGCTAGAAGAGATGAACTGAACAGAGCTCACagtgaagagagagaggaaccaGATGGACACCTGAACTTTGAGCTTGATGTTTGCCACCAGGATTCAGAATACAagtccccagctcccctgccaCATGCCCAGGTCAAACTGATCACCAGCTGGGAAGCAGGATGGAATGTAACAAATGCCATTCAG ggaATATTTGTCCTAGGATTGCCGTATGCTCTTCTCCACAGTGGATACAGCGGCCTGTTTCTTATTATCTTGGCTGCAGCATTATGCTGTTACACAGGCAAAATTCTAATTGCTTGTTtgtatgaagaaaatgaagatgggCAGCTCATAAGAGTGAGAGACACGTATGAAGATATTGCAAATGCCTGCTGCAAAAAGCTGTCTCCCAAACTAGGTGGCATAGTTGTCAATGTGACCCAAGTGATGGAACTGGTCATGACATGTATTTTGTATCTGGTGGTTAGTGGGAACTTGCTGTCACATAGTTTTCCATACATACCAATGACTGAGAAAACTTGGTTTGTAATTGCATTTGTTACACTGCTGCCTTGTGTATTTATCAAGACTCTCAAAATTGTTTCCAAACTCAGCCAGCTTTGCTCCTTGGTCCATTTCATTATCATCCTTGTAGTTATGACTTACTGTCTCACACAAATACACCAGTGGTCCTGGGCAAAATTCAGACTTTCTATTGAGTTTGAGGACTTCTTGGTCTCTGTAGGGGTGATCATTTTCAGTTACacttcacaaatatttcttcctgCACTTGAGGGTAACATGAAAAACCCAGGGGAATTTAGATGTATGCTGAACTGGACTCACTTTTTTGCTTGTGTCTTGAAAACAACCTTTGCATTGACTGCATTCTTGACCTGGGGTGAGGAGACAAAGGAAGTTATTACTGACAACCTGCCATCATTTCTTCAAACTCTAGTGAATTTGTGTCTCTTAACCAAGGCTCTTCTTTCTTACCCTTTGCCCTTTTTTGCAGCCACAGAAATTGTGTATGCTTGTATTTCTAGAGGCAACCATTCCAATTACAGATCTCCGCTCTTTGCTCTGGGTGTAAGAGGCTCATTTCTTGTGTTAACTCTGCTGATGGCCATGTTCATACCACATTTTGCCCTGTTGATGGGTTTAACAGGCAGTGTAACAGGTGCTGCTAtgacttttctgcttccttctctcttccattTAAAACTTAAATGGAAAAACCTATCCTTCTTAGAGAAATGTGCAGAtatctctgtttttattttgggtttcCTTTGTAGCCTTGCAGGCATAGTTTGCTCAATAAAAGGGCTGCTTGAAGTATTTGGAGGagtgtaa